The Coregonus clupeaformis isolate EN_2021a chromosome 18, ASM2061545v1, whole genome shotgun sequence genome has a segment encoding these proteins:
- the LOC121550565 gene encoding cationic amino acid transporter 4-like has translation MATCGRGCVPAVRFCQRLNRLKTLDDDLMVTSMKRCLTMVDLALLGVGGMVGSGLYVLTGTVAKDTAGPAVVLSFLIAGIASLMAALCYAEFGARVPRTGSAYMFTYVSCGEIWAFLIGWNVVLEYMIGGAAVARAWSGYLDSMFNHTIQNYTENHIMKWNVPYIAHYPDLLAAGILVVATIFITFGVRVSSWLNHIFSAVSLLVILFILVFGFMLADPVNWSQKEGGFAPFGVNGVMAGTATCFYAFVGFDVIAASSEEAKNPQRAIPMATAISLGMAATAYILVSIVLTLMVPWHSLDPNSALSDAFFRRGYSWAGYIVAIGSICAMNTVLLSNLFSLPRIVYAMAEDGLFFSFFAKVNPVTKVPMNAILVFGLLMAIMALIFDLEALVQFLSIGTLLAYTFVAASVIVLRFQPEKEKTSSKANSTTSPNPNSNPEPSPEASESQIISQDSGELKEYESFSDKLQLVEMQKTRERSAPGVLKARWEPYLGRVLGDFEPGEVVAFSVLAVMVSSVSLCAVFVFGSNQLQLPTWSFALLIVVFGSTFLLSLVVIYAHEPHINTKTFQVPLVPFIPAASILMNVFLMLKLSPMTWIRFTVWVTAGLLVYFGYGIWHSKEGLRELQPKDMAARYVVLPSGSLVETVQSVQPNGQRDASTLHTTPSPSAEEQQAKR, from the exons ATGGCGACCTGCGGGCGTGGCTGTGTCCCGGCAGTGCGTTTCTGCCAGAGGCTGAACCGACTGAAGACCCTGGATGATGACTTGATGGTGACGTCAATGAAGCGCTGCCTGACCATGGTGGACCTGGCCCTGCTGGGTGTTGGGGGCATGGTGGGCTCTGGCCTCTACGTCCTGACTGGCACTGTGGCCAAGGACACCGCCGGACCTGCCGTGGTCCTCTCCTTCCTCATAGCAGGCATCGCCTCCCTGATGGCCGCCCTCTGCTATGCAGAGTTCGGAGCTCGCGTTCCCAGAACGGGCTCGGCCTACATGTTCACCTATGTTTCTTGTGGAGAGATCTGGGCCTTTCTCATTGGCTGGAACGTAGTGTTGGAGTACATGATTGGTGGGGCTGCTGTGGCGCGGGCGTGGAGTGGTTACTTGGACTCCATGTTTAACCACACCATCCAGAACTACACAGAGAACCACATAATGAAGTGGAATGTTCCCTATATcgcccactaccctgacctgctGGCCGCCGGGATTCTAGTTGTTGCCACCATCTTCATAACCTTCGGAGTGCGAGTCTCCTCTTGGCTCAACCACATCTTCTCCGCCGTTAGCCTGCTTGTCATACTCTTCATCTTGGTGTTTGGCTTCATGCTGGCCGACCCAGTCAACTGGAGCCAGAAGGAAGGAGGTTTTGCACCGTTCGGTGTCAATGGGGTGATGGCGGGCACAGCCACCTGCTTTTACGCATTTGTTGGCTTCGATGTGATTGCAGCTTCCAGCGAGGAGGCAAAGAACCCCCAGCGAGCCATTCCCATGGCCACAGCCATTTCCCTGGGCATGGCAGCCACAGCCTATATCCTGGTCTCCATTGTCCTCACTCTCATGGTGCCTTGGCACTCGCTTGACCCCAACTCAGCCCTGTCTGATGCCTTCTTCCGCCGAGGCTACAGCTGGGCTGGCTACATTGTGGCAATAGGGTCCATCTGTG CCATGAACACAGTGCTCCTCAGcaacctcttctccctccctcggATTGTTTACGCTATGGCGGAAGATGgcctcttcttctccttcttcgcCAAGGTCAACCCTGTCACCAAGGTCCCTATGAATGCCATCTTGGTATTTGGCCTCCTCATGGCCATCATGGCCCTCATCTTTGACCTGGAGGCCCTGGTCCAGTTCCTGTCCATCGGCACCCTCCTGGCCTACACCTTTGTGGCAGCCAGTGTCATCGTGCTGCGCTTCCAGCCTGAGAAGGAGAAGACCAGTTCCAAGGCTAACTCCACCACCTCCCCCAACCCCAACTCTAACCCTGAGCCCTCGCCTGAAGCCTCAGAGTCTCAGATCATATCTCAGGACAGCGGGGAGCTGAAGGAGTACGAATCCTTCTCAGACAAGTTGCAGCTGGTGGAGATGCAGAAGACCAGGGAACGGAGTGCCCCAGGGGTGTTGAAGGCCCGCTGGGAGCCCTACCTGGGCAGGGTGCTGGGGGACTTTGAGCCGGGGGAGGTGGTGGCCTTCTCTGTGCTGGCGGTGATGGTGAGCTCTGTGTCCCTCTGTGCCGTGTTTGTGTTTGGGAGTAACCAGCTCCAGCTGCCTACGTGGAGCTTCGCCCTGCTAATAGTGGTGTTTGGCTCAACCTTCCTCCTCAGCCTGGTCGTCATATATGCCCATGAACCTCATATCAACACCAAAACCTTCCAG GTACCCTTGGTCCCATTCATTCCCGCTGCAAGCATCCTCATGAATGTGTTCCTAATGCTGAAGCTCAGCCCTATGACCTGGATCCGCTTTACTGTATGGGTGACTGCAG GTCTGCTGGTGTATTTTGGCTATGGGATCTGGCACAGTAAGGAGGGCCTGAGGGAGCTGCAGCCCAAGGATATGGCTGCCAGGTATGTGGTGCTCCCCAGTGGCAGCCTGGTAGAGACAGTCCAGTCTGTGCAGCCGAACGGACAGCGGGACGCCAGCACCCTACACACCACCCCCTCCCCGTCTGCTGAAGAGCAGCAGGCAAAGAGATGA
- the dgcr6 gene encoding protein DGCR6, which yields MEGYPAVYEEQTDSTKQQERHYYLLSELQTLVKDLPSSFQQRLSYTTLSDLAQALIDGTVYDIVQGLLDIQHLTERNLYNQRQKLHCEHRALKQDLVRKHKEALQVCKSHNLAVMKTNQQGETEALESRVREEQRMMDEKIVVEMDQKVIDQQNTLEMAGVPGFYITTNPQELTMQMNLLELILKLQQKESQSGVLS from the exons ATGGAGGGTTATCCTGCGGTCTACGAAGAGCAGACCGATTCTACAAAACAGCAAGAAAGACATTACTACTTACTTTCAGAACTACAAACCCTTGTCAAAGATTTGCCCAG CTCCTTTCAGCAGCGCCTGTCCTACACCACACTGAGTGACCTGGCTCAGGCACTCATAGACGGAACAGTGTATGATATAGTACAGGGACTCCTGGACATCCAGCACCTGACTGAGAGGAATCTGTACAACCAGAGACAAAAGCTGCACTGTGAACATCGAG CACTCAAGCAGGATTTGGTTCGTAAGCATAAAGAAGCCCTACAGGTTTGCAAGTCCCACAACCTTGCAGTTATGAAAACCAATCAACAAGGAGAAACAGAG GCTCTGGAGAGTCGAGTGAGAGAGGAGCAAAGGATGATGGATGAGAAGATTGTGGTGGAGATGGACCAAAAGGTGATAGACCAGCAGAACACCTTGGAGATGGCTGGAGTCCCAGGGTTCTACATAACCACCAATCCCCAG GAGCTGACGATGCAGATGAACCTGCTGGAACTGATCCTTAAACTTCAACAGAAAGAATCACAGTCAGGAGTTCTgtcctga